From Nocardia sp. XZ_19_385, the proteins below share one genomic window:
- a CDS encoding type IV toxin-antitoxin system AbiEi family antitoxin domain-containing protein — translation MRPGLEEVRDKQFGVFTTAQVLREYTRSELRGRLERGEWVRVFHAVYRESEIPPSPQLRVEAARLSMGVRSLTAAYNTAAELHGFSVLDDPATHVLGVQASRVGQLIVHRHRVDPGELQLAHGTRTTNPVRTTVDMARRVSRLDALAVLDAALRHGISREALAAAAKQHRRRPGIRQAAELIEMADARAESPMESRTRLRCIDAGLPHPQPQFRVWTATGPRRLDLGWPAWQIGLEYDSAAWHSGPHAAHRDFPRHNALATAGWRIYYATGADVYHHPHHFTDPIYRAMAAARTR, via the coding sequence ATGAGACCAGGGCTGGAGGAAGTGCGGGACAAGCAGTTCGGGGTGTTCACCACAGCGCAGGTGCTGCGTGAGTACACCCGATCGGAGCTACGGGGGCGTCTGGAGCGGGGGGAGTGGGTGCGGGTGTTCCATGCGGTGTATCGGGAGTCAGAAATCCCGCCGTCACCTCAATTGCGGGTTGAGGCGGCGCGGCTGTCGATGGGAGTGCGGTCGTTGACGGCCGCGTACAACACCGCTGCTGAGTTACATGGGTTTTCGGTGCTGGACGACCCGGCGACGCATGTGCTCGGAGTGCAAGCGTCACGTGTCGGTCAGCTGATCGTGCACCGCCACCGGGTGGATCCTGGGGAGCTGCAACTCGCGCACGGCACTCGCACCACTAATCCGGTCCGAACCACGGTCGATATGGCCCGAAGAGTGAGCCGGCTGGACGCTTTGGCTGTCTTGGACGCCGCCTTGCGCCATGGCATCTCGCGGGAAGCGCTGGCCGCCGCAGCGAAACAGCACCGGCGCCGCCCGGGTATCCGCCAAGCGGCCGAATTGATCGAGATGGCTGATGCCCGCGCGGAATCTCCCATGGAGTCCCGGACCCGCTTACGTTGCATCGACGCGGGGCTGCCCCACCCCCAGCCTCAGTTCCGGGTGTGGACCGCAACTGGCCCGCGCCGCCTCGACCTGGGCTGGCCCGCCTGGCAGATAGGCCTCGAATACGACAGCGCCGCCTGGCATTCCGGCCCGCACGCGGCCCACCGCGACTTCCCCCGCCACAACGCCCTCGCCACCGCAGGCTGGCGCATCTATTACGCCACCGGCGCCGACGTCTACCACCACCCGCACCACTTCACCGACCCCATCTACCGCGCGATGGCGGCAGCTCGGACCCGTTAG
- a CDS encoding response regulator transcription factor, whose product MRLAIVEDDLGVGDALVAALRAKDYQADHIRRGADLLLTHDRYDAVILDLGLPDMDGLDVLRKLREVSSVPVLILTARSGERAVIRGLRAGADDYLTKPPRVGELVARLETVTRRAGTPTAPVQQIVVTGDVRVDLQARTIEVAGTPITLTHKEFELVRILVERPGSAVSRQQLMDRIWGDAFAAISRALDVHMAALRSKLQRPELITTIRGYGYRWETGPHSAESDSTR is encoded by the coding sequence GTGAGACTTGCGATAGTCGAAGACGACCTGGGAGTCGGCGACGCCCTCGTCGCGGCGCTGCGTGCCAAGGACTATCAGGCCGACCATATTCGGCGAGGGGCCGACCTGCTCCTCACCCACGACCGCTACGACGCCGTCATCCTGGATCTGGGCTTGCCCGACATGGACGGCCTCGACGTGCTGCGCAAACTCCGCGAAGTCAGCTCTGTCCCGGTCCTGATCCTCACCGCGCGCAGCGGTGAGCGCGCCGTCATCCGCGGCCTGCGCGCCGGCGCCGACGACTACCTGACCAAACCCCCGCGCGTCGGCGAACTCGTAGCCCGTCTGGAAACCGTCACCCGCCGCGCCGGCACCCCCACCGCGCCCGTCCAGCAAATAGTTGTCACCGGCGACGTCCGCGTCGACCTCCAGGCCCGCACCATCGAGGTAGCCGGCACCCCCATCACCCTCACCCACAAAGAATTCGAACTGGTCCGCATCCTCGTCGAACGCCCCGGCTCCGCCGTCAGCCGCCAGCAACTGATGGACCGCATCTGGGGCGACGCCTTCGCCGCCATCTCCCGCGCCCTCGACGTCCACATGGCCGCCCTCCGCTCCAAACTCCAACGCCCCGAACTCATCACCACCATCCGCGGCTACGGCTACCGCTGGGAAACCGGCCCGCACAGCGCCGAGTCCGACTCGACCCGTTAG
- a CDS encoding YbaB/EbfC family nucleoid-associated protein has product MSSSRRDAELSGMLEEFRARMRDIAEMQQQRVKLVATATTKDRQISVTVNANGVVIETKFGSGIDEYSYDDIAKAITRLAQQAAEDVFGQSQEVMAPLAAERARLPKLSDVIPGMPDVQSEIPLAPPVSVAPPGSAERAEDELVFTDVEIRNDGAESGKGVTDSVW; this is encoded by the coding sequence ATGAGCAGCAGCAGGCGCGACGCCGAACTCAGCGGCATGCTGGAGGAGTTCCGTGCCCGCATGCGCGATATCGCCGAGATGCAGCAGCAGCGCGTCAAGCTCGTCGCCACCGCGACCACCAAGGACCGGCAGATCTCGGTGACGGTGAACGCGAACGGCGTGGTCATCGAAACCAAATTCGGCAGTGGCATCGACGAATACAGCTACGACGACATCGCCAAGGCGATCACCCGGCTGGCGCAGCAAGCCGCCGAGGACGTGTTCGGCCAGAGCCAGGAAGTCATGGCGCCCTTGGCCGCCGAGCGCGCGCGGCTGCCCAAGCTCTCCGATGTCATCCCCGGCATGCCGGATGTGCAGAGCGAAATCCCCCTGGCGCCGCCGGTTTCCGTCGCACCGCCCGGCTCGGCCGAGCGCGCGGAGGACGAACTGGTCTTCACCGATGTCGAGATCCGCAACGATGGCGCAGAATCCGGGAAGGGCGTCACCGACTCCGTTTGGTGA